Proteins co-encoded in one uncultured Bacteroides sp. genomic window:
- the tnpB gene encoding IS66 family insertion sequence element accessory protein TnpB (TnpB, as the term is used for proteins encoded by IS66 family insertion elements, is considered an accessory protein, since TnpC, encoded by a neighboring gene, is a DDE family transposase.) produces MFALTESMSYFLCPHYVDMRKGIYSLYQLVKSDMKRNPLSGEVFLFVGKNRESIKILHWENGGFVLYQKKLERGTFEIPRFNPSSGQYEMKWTTFVLIMEGVCIRSVKYRKRFYADLIR; encoded by the coding sequence ATGTTTGCACTTACAGAATCCATGAGCTACTTTCTCTGTCCTCACTATGTGGACATGCGAAAAGGTATCTACTCTTTGTACCAGTTGGTAAAGTCAGACATGAAACGGAACCCGCTATCGGGAGAGGTTTTTCTGTTTGTAGGTAAGAACAGAGAGTCAATCAAGATCCTACACTGGGAGAACGGAGGTTTTGTTTTATATCAGAAGAAACTTGAAAGAGGCACTTTTGAGATACCCCGTTTTAATCCTTCCAGTGGTCAGTATGAGATGAAATGGACGACGTTCGTTCTGATAATGGAGGGCGTCTGCATCCGTTCCGTAAAGTACAGGAAACGATTCTATGCAGATTTAATACGTTGA
- a CDS encoding YgiQ family radical SAM protein codes for MKEYRLTDWLPTTKKEVELRGWDEVDVILFSGDAYVDHPSFGAAVIGRILEAQGLRVAIIPQPNWRDDLRDFKKLGRPRLFFGIAPGSMDSMVNHYTANRRLRSDDAYTPDGRADMRPDYPTIVYTQILKKLYPDVPVVLGGIEASMRRLTHYDYWQDKLLKSILVDSGADLLIYGMGEKPITELCRQMQEGIPLLKITDIPQTVLIRKKDEVPNEDKTTDILLHSHEECLKDKKKQAENFRHIEEESNKMEASRILQHVDNNVVIVNPPYPPMTEAELDRSFDLPYTRLPHPKYKGKRIPAYDMIKFSVNIHRGCFGGCAFCTISAHQGKFIVSRSKASILKEVKEVIELPDFKGYLSDLGGPSANMYRMSGKDLNVCRKCKRPSCIHPKICPNLNTDHRPLLDIYHSVDAIKGIKKSFIGSGVRYDLLQYDSKDPAINRSTAEYTRELIAKHVSGRLKVAPEHTSDRVLNIMRKPSFSQFQQFKKTFDKLNRELNMNQQLIPYFISSHPGCKEEDMAELAVITKNMDFRLEQVQDFTPTPMTIATEAYYTGFHPYTLEPIFAAHNPKEKLAQRQFFFWYQHEYKNQIINELRKLGRKDLIDKLYGR; via the coding sequence ATGAAAGAATACAGATTAACAGATTGGTTGCCTACCACTAAGAAAGAAGTGGAGTTGCGTGGATGGGATGAGGTAGATGTTATTCTATTCTCAGGAGATGCATATGTAGATCACCCTTCATTCGGAGCTGCTGTCATCGGACGTATTCTTGAAGCACAAGGACTTCGGGTGGCTATTATTCCGCAACCTAACTGGCGGGATGACCTTCGCGACTTTAAAAAGTTGGGACGTCCCCGTCTATTCTTTGGTATTGCCCCCGGAAGCATGGACTCTATGGTTAATCACTATACCGCCAACCGCAGATTAAGATCGGATGATGCTTATACTCCGGATGGCCGTGCAGATATGCGCCCCGACTATCCAACCATTGTTTATACTCAGATTCTTAAAAAGCTTTATCCTGATGTTCCCGTTGTATTGGGAGGGATAGAAGCTTCTATGCGCCGACTAACTCATTATGATTACTGGCAGGACAAGCTGCTTAAAAGTATATTAGTAGATTCGGGTGCTGATCTTTTGATTTATGGAATGGGAGAAAAGCCTATTACAGAGCTTTGTCGTCAGATGCAGGAAGGGATCCCACTTCTTAAAATTACCGATATTCCGCAAACTGTGCTTATTCGAAAAAAGGATGAAGTACCCAATGAGGATAAAACGACGGATATCCTGCTTCATTCTCACGAAGAGTGTCTGAAAGATAAAAAGAAGCAGGCAGAAAACTTTCGCCATATTGAGGAGGAAAGTAATAAGATGGAAGCGTCACGCATTCTGCAACACGTAGATAATAATGTAGTGATAGTGAATCCTCCCTACCCTCCCATGACTGAAGCTGAGCTGGACAGATCTTTTGATTTGCCTTATACTCGTCTTCCTCACCCTAAATATAAAGGGAAAAGAATTCCGGCTTATGATATGATTAAGTTTTCCGTTAACATCCATCGCGGTTGTTTTGGCGGATGTGCTTTCTGTACCATATCGGCCCATCAGGGAAAATTCATTGTGTCACGCAGCAAAGCCTCAATTTTAAAGGAGGTAAAGGAAGTGATAGAGCTGCCCGATTTCAAGGGATACCTGAGTGATCTTGGCGGACCATCTGCAAATATGTACCGCATGAGCGGAAAGGATCTCAATGTTTGCCGGAAGTGCAAACGTCCTTCCTGCATTCATCCCAAGATTTGCCCCAACTTAAACACAGATCACCGACCTTTGCTGGACATTTATCATTCAGTAGATGCGATAAAAGGAATAAAGAAATCGTTTATTGGTAGCGGAGTGCGTTATGATTTATTGCAGTACGACAGTAAAGACCCGGCAATAAACCGTTCAACGGCTGAGTATACACGTGAACTGATAGCCAAACATGTGAGCGGACGACTCAAGGTTGCACCGGAACATACATCAGATCGTGTGCTCAATATTATGCGTAAACCGTCCTTTTCACAGTTTCAGCAGTTCAAGAAAACCTTTGATAAGTTGAACAGAGAACTAAACATGAACCAGCAACTTATTCCTTATTTTATTTCCTCTCATCCGGGATGTAAGGAAGAAGACATGGCCGAACTGGCTGTAATAACGAAGAATATGGATTTCCGTTTGGAACAAGTGCAGGACTTTACTCCTACTCCTATGACTATTGCCACGGAAGCTTACTATACCGGATTTCATCCCTACACGCTGGAGCCTATTTTCGCTGCTCATAATCCGAAAGAAAAATTAGCTCAACGTCAGTTCTTTTTCTGGTATCAGCACGAATATAAAAATCAGATTATTAATGAACTGAGAAAATTAGGACGAAAAGATTTGATAGACAAGCTATACGGAAGATAA
- a CDS encoding IS66 family transposase, with protein sequence MNYKRIVELLEDQLRLSSEREKVLLEQNRQQSAQLQQQSAQIERLSVQTAILTDTVRSLEESLLQKKGDIQVLTGKNRGLGKLLSNKSEKIVPQIKEEDKVEEKPRPSLKERGNNNAKRKEYFDLKTIIDEVYPNDPGFDKEKSKIISYVDSIRYEYIPPQFVKHIYRQYNCLFNEKMYTAKAPRTPLQNSNYDGSFMAGILQLRYIYSMPVERIIKLFGEQGFELNKATAHSLIKKSAWMLDRLDEVLRKTILEDSYLCMDESYYTVLTPEKNEKGKGVRKGYIWAALANQKKLIQYFYEKGSRSREVLTNYIGEEYKGAIQSDGLIDYKILETDEYPDIIRLSCFQHCKRKFLDIEADKDATQIIDVINKLYRKEHKIGKHWKPDRILEYRKKYAPPILKELKRKLLKIQSNPSMLPKSPLSKAINYTLNEYDALCNYIDRPEYALDNNAIERYMRYISLSRKNSLFCGSHDGAKRTALLYSLACSCRLNGINTFEYFTDILNRMAYINPNASDEVYQKLLPNSWTKE encoded by the coding sequence ATGAATTACAAACGGATTGTTGAACTATTAGAAGATCAGCTCAGACTTTCTTCCGAAAGAGAAAAGGTTCTGCTGGAGCAAAATAGGCAGCAGTCTGCACAACTTCAGCAGCAGTCTGCGCAGATAGAAAGGCTATCTGTACAGACTGCTATTCTAACCGATACGGTCCGTTCATTGGAAGAATCCCTTCTTCAGAAGAAAGGCGACATACAAGTGCTGACCGGTAAGAACCGGGGACTGGGCAAACTCTTGTCCAACAAATCAGAAAAGATAGTTCCTCAAATCAAAGAGGAGGATAAAGTGGAAGAAAAGCCTCGTCCGTCACTGAAAGAACGTGGTAACAACAACGCCAAACGTAAAGAGTATTTTGATCTGAAAACCATTATTGATGAGGTTTACCCCAATGATCCCGGCTTTGATAAGGAAAAATCCAAAATCATTAGTTATGTGGATTCTATCCGGTATGAATACATCCCACCTCAGTTTGTCAAACACATCTACCGACAGTACAACTGTTTGTTTAATGAGAAGATGTATACCGCAAAAGCGCCAAGAACTCCGCTGCAGAACTCTAACTACGACGGTTCTTTCATGGCTGGAATACTACAACTCAGATACATTTACTCCATGCCCGTTGAACGAATCATCAAATTGTTTGGCGAGCAGGGATTTGAATTGAACAAAGCTACAGCTCACTCCCTGATTAAGAAATCCGCCTGGATGCTGGATCGTTTGGATGAAGTCTTAAGAAAAACGATTCTTGAGGACAGTTACCTTTGTATGGATGAAAGCTACTATACCGTACTGACTCCAGAGAAAAACGAAAAAGGGAAAGGTGTTCGCAAAGGCTATATATGGGCAGCTCTTGCAAATCAAAAGAAACTCATACAATACTTTTATGAAAAGGGTTCCCGCTCACGCGAAGTTCTGACCAATTATATCGGGGAAGAGTACAAAGGAGCCATCCAATCGGACGGACTTATAGATTATAAAATCCTTGAAACTGATGAATATCCCGATATAATAAGACTTTCCTGCTTTCAACACTGCAAGCGTAAGTTCCTGGATATTGAAGCAGATAAGGATGCCACTCAAATAATAGATGTGATCAATAAGCTTTATAGGAAAGAGCATAAAATAGGGAAGCACTGGAAACCCGACAGGATATTAGAATACAGAAAAAAGTATGCCCCACCCATATTAAAGGAACTCAAAAGAAAACTCTTAAAAATACAATCCAATCCTTCCATGCTTCCAAAGAGCCCACTCTCGAAGGCGATTAATTATACCCTGAACGAGTATGACGCATTGTGCAATTATATAGACAGACCAGAATATGCCCTTGATAATAATGCCATAGAACGATACATGAGGTACATAAGCTTAAGCAGGAAGAACTCTCTGTTTTGCGGAAGCCACGACGGAGCAAAGAGAACAGCACTGCTTTACTCACTGGCTTGCTCATGCAGGCTAAATGGAATAAACACGTTCGAATACTTTACGGATATATTAAACCGGATGGCTTATATCAATCCCAATGCATCCGATGAAGTTTATCAGAAACTACTTCCGAATTCCTGGACAAAAGAATAA